Proteins from one Dama dama isolate Ldn47 chromosome 12, ASM3311817v1, whole genome shotgun sequence genomic window:
- the ARHGEF40 gene encoding rho guanine nucleotide exchange factor 40 isoform X2 gives MGTETRRRGEKGGDERSEEEPEPVEDCVQSTLAALYPPFEATAPTLLGQVFQVVERTYREDALRYTLDFLVPAKHLLAKIQQEACAQYSGFLFFHEGWPLCLHEQVVVQLAALPWQLLRPGDFYLQVVPSAAQAPRLALKCLAPGGGRVQELPVPNEACAYLFTPEWLQGINKDRPTGRLSTCLLSAPSGIQRLPWAELICPRFVHKGGLMVGHRPSTLPPELPSGPPGLPSPPLPEEALGTRSPGDGHNAPAEGPEGEYVELLEVTLPMRGSPMDAEGSPGLSRTRTVPTRKGAGGKGRHRRHRAWMHQKGLGPRDQDGARPPGEGSSTGASPGSPPGAEVEALPEAAALEVAEPPAETLGEASESCPLRPGEVGAGPGQGAEGLPGTPRRTGKGNRRKKRAAGRGALNRGGDSAPLSPGDKEETSHQETLVSLPPPNEHELPGCSPVKEEHEGSGKPEHEPREELKPADEKEPRSQEGCGPVEESAREREQEGLSLVCMAAPDDPEGLLSNPLKPSPETVQEVKGESIPEEGPPVSISDDPGIAWDLMASGFLVLTGGVDQSGRALLTITPPCPPEEPPPSQDVLSTALHYLHSLLRPDLQILGLSALLDLRKAPPLPPALIPVLSQLQDSGDPPLIQRLLLLTLDEPPVELHGLQGAELLSEGDLKRVAKPEELQWDLGGHREPSPSHWVETHQQVARLCRLCRGVLGSIRQAIEELERAAESEGEEVIGMPEPLQKVLADPRLTELQRDGGAILMKLRSTHSSKLEGPGPAALYQEVDEAIHQLVRLSNLHVQQQEQRQRSHRLQQALQWLSGPGEEQLASFAVPGDSLPALQETELRFRAFSAEVQERLAQARETVALEEDAASQKLLDVFEQRLEQVESGLHRALRLQRFFQQAHEWVDEGSARLAGAGPGREAVLAALALRRAPEPSAGTFQEMRALALDLGSPAALREWGRCRARCQELERRIQQQLGEEASPRGQRRRRADSASSGGAPRGPHSPSPSLSSLLLPSSPGPRAAPSHCSLAPCGEDYEEEGAELGPEAEGRPPRTVLIRGLEVTSTEVVDRTCSPREHVLLGRAGGPEGPWGVGTPRMERKRSISAQQRLVSELITCEQEYVAALSEPVPPPGPELTPELRGTWAAALSARERLRSFHRTHFLRELQGCTAHPLRIGACFLRHGDQFSLYAQYVKHRHKLETGLAALSPPTKGTLEGGPHLPRALQQPLEQLVRYGRLLEELLREAGPEPSSERQALGAAVQLLQEQEIRGRDLLAAEAVRGCEIDLKEQGQLLHRDPFTVICGRKKCFRHVFLFEHLLLFSKLKGPEGGSETFVYKQAFKTADMGLTENIGDSGLCFELWFRRRRAREAYTLQAASPEIKLKWTSSIAQLLWRQAAHNKELRVQQMVSMGIGNKPFLDIKALGERTLSALLTGRAARTRASVAVSSFEHAGPSLPGLSPGACSLPARVEEEAWDLDVKQIALAPETLDSSGDVSPGPRNSPSLQPPHPGSSTPILSSGGILGLSRQSHTRALSDPTTPL, from the exons ATGGGCACTGAG acccggCGGAGAGGAGAAAAGGGCGGAGATGAGCGTTCAGAGGAG GAGCCTGAGCCAGTAGAGGACTGTGTGCAGAGTACTCTAGCGGCCCTTTACCCACCTTTCGAGGCAACAGCCCCCACACTGTTGGGCCAAGTGTTCCAGGTGGTGGAGAGGACTTATCGGGAGGATGCGCTGAGATACACACTGGACTTCCTGGTGCCTGCCAAGCACCTGCTTGCCAAGATCCAGCAGGAAGCCTGT GCCCAGTACAGCGGTTTCCTCTTCTTCCACGAGGGCTGGCCCCTCTGCCTGCATGAGCAGGTAGTGGTGCAGCTAGCCGCCCTCCCCTGGCAGCTGCTGCGCCCGGGAGACTTCTACCTGCAAGTGGTACCCTCAGCAGCCCAAGCACCCCGCCTGGCACTCAAGTGCCTGGCCCCAGGGGGTGGGCGAGTGCAGGAGCTGCCTGTGCCTAATGAGGCTTGTGCATACCTGTTCACACCTGAGTGGCTACAAGGCATCAATAAGGACAGGCCCACAGGTCGCCTCAGTACCTGCCTCCTGTCTGCGCCCTCTGGGATTCAGCGACTGCCCTGGGCTGAGCTCATCTGCCCTCGATTTGTGCACAAAGGAGGCCTCATGGTTGGACATCGGCCAAGCACACTACCCCCAGAACTGCCCTCTGGGCCCCCGGGGCTCCCCAGCCCCCCACTCCCTGAGGAAGCCTTGGGCACCCGGAGTCCCGGGGACGGGCACAATGCCCCCGCTGAAGGACCTGAGGGCGAGTATGTGGAGCTGCTGGAGGTGACACTGCCTATGAGGGGGAGCCCCATGGATGCTGAAGGCTCCCCCGGCCTCTCCCGGACCCGGACAGTACCCACACGCAAGGGTGCTGGAGGGAAGGGCCGGCATCGGAGACACCGGGCGTGGATGCACCAGAAGGGTCTGGGGCCTCGGGACCAGGATGGAGCCCGGCCGCCTGGTGAGGGGAGCAGCACTGGAGCCTCCCCTGGGTCTCCCCCGGGAGCTGAAGTTGAGGCTCTCCCAGAGGCAGCAGCCCTGGAGGTAGCTGAGCCCCCGGCAGAGACACTGGGAGAAGCCTCTGAGTCTTGCCCTCTGAGGCCAGGGGAGGTTGGAGCAGGACCAGGCCAGGGGGCTGAAGGGCTGCCTGGTACCCCTCGGAGAACAGGCAAAGGAAACAGGAGAAAGAAGCGAGCTGCGGGCAGAGGGGCTCTTAACCGAGGAGGGGACAGTGCCCCATTGAGCCCTGGGGACAAGGAAGAGAccagccaccaggaaacccttgtcAGCCTGCCCCCACCAAACGAACACGAGCTTCCAGGATGCAGCCCAGttaaggaggaacatgaaggctCCGGGAAGCCAGAACATGAACCGAGAGAGGAGCTCAAGCCAGCAGACGAAAAAGAGCCTCGGTCCCAAGAAGGCTGCGGGCCTGTAGAAGAAAGCGCCAGAGAAAGAGAACAGGAGGGACTAAGCCTGGTGTGCATGGCAG CGCCCGACGACCCAGAAGGGCTCCTCTCCAACCCCCTAAAACCATCCCCAGAGACTGTGCAagaagtgaaaggggagagcaTTCCGGAAGAAGGTCCCCCAGTCTCCATCTCTGATGACCCTGGTATAGCTTGGGACTTAATGGCATCTGGATTCCTCGTCCTGACTG GAGGGGTGGACCAGAGTGGGCGAGCTCTGCTGACCATTACCCCACCGTGCCCTCCCGAGGAGCCCCCACCCTCCCAAGACGTGCTGAGCACTGCTCTTCATTACCTTCACTCACTGCTCAG ACCTGATCTACAGATACTGGGGCTGTCTGCCCTGCTGGATCTTCGCAAGGCACCCCCACTGCCTCCAGCTCTCATTCCTGTCCTGAGTCAACTTCAG GACTCGGGAGACCCTCCCCTCATTCAGCGGCTCTTGCTTCTCACTCTTGATGAGCCTCCAGTTGAACTCCATGGACTTCAG GGTGCTGAGTTGCTATCAGAGGGTGATCTGAAAAGAGTGGCCAAGCCAGAGGAGCTGCAGTGGGACTTGGGAGGTCACAGGGAGCCCTCTCCCAGTCACTGGGTAGAGACACACCAG CAAGTGGCAAGGCTGTGCCGCCTGTGCCGAGGCGTGCTGGGCTCTATACGGCAAGCCATTGAGGAGCTAGAGAGAGCAGCAGAGTCAGAGGGAGAG GAGGTGATAGGGATGCCTGAGCCGCTACAGAAGGTACTGGCAGATCCCCGGCTGACGGAACTGCAGAGGGACGGAGGAGCCATCCTGATGAAGCTGCGCTCCACCCACAGCAGCAA gCTGGAAGGCCCAGGCCCAGCTGCACTGTATCAAGAGGTAGATGAAGCCATCCACCAGCTCGTGCGCCTCTCCAATCTGCACgtgcagcagcaggagcagcggcAACGCTCACACCGACTGCAGCAG GCACTGCAGTGGCTCTCGGGCCCCGGAGAAGAGCAGCTGGCGAGCTTTGCTGTGCCTGGGGACTCCCTGCCTGCCCTACAGGAGACAGAGCTACGGTTCCGGGCTTTCAGTGCTGAGGTTCAG GAGCGCCTGGCTCAGGCAAGGGAGACTGTGGCCCTGGAAGAGGACGCTGCCTCCCAGAAGCTTCTGGATGTCTTTGAACAGCGCCTGGAGCAGGTGGAGAGTGGCCTCCATCGGGCTCTGCGGCTACAGCGCTTCTTCCAGCAG GCACACGAATGGGTGGACGAAGGTTCTGCGAGGCTGGCAGGAGCGGGACCAGGGCGGGAGGCGGTGCTGGCAGCCTTGGCCCTGCGGCGTGCCCCGGAGCCCAGCGCTGGCACCTTCCAGGAGATGCGGGCCCTGGCCCTGGACCTGGGCAGCCCGGCAGCCCTGCGAGAATGGGGCCGCTGCCGGGCCCGCTGCCAAGAGCTGGAGAGGAGGATTCAGCAACAGCTGGGGGAGGAGGCGAGTCCCCGGGGCCAACGGCGACGACGGGCAGACAGTGCCAGCAGCGGAGGGGCCCCACGGGGCCCCCACAGCCCTTCACCCAGCCTCAGCTCCCTGCTGCTCCCCAGCAGCCCCGGGCCACGGGCAGCCCCGTCCCACTGCTCCCTGGCCCCCTGTGGGGAGGACTACGAGGAGGAGGGTGCTGAGCTGGGTCCGGAAGCAGAAGGCAGACCACCAAGGACTGTGCTGATCCGAGGCCTGGAGGTCACCAGTACGGAGGTGGTAGACAGGACGTGCTCACCCCGGGAACATGTGCTGCTGGGCCGGGCCGGGGGACCAGAAGGGCCCTGGGGCGTGGGCACCCCCCGGATGGAGCGCAAGAGGAGCATCAG CGCCCAGCAGCGTCTGGTGTCTGAGCTGATTACCTGTGAGCAAGAATACGTGGCAGCCTTGAGTGAGCCGGTACCACCCCCGGGGCCTGAGCTGACCCCAGAATTGCGGGGCACCTGGGCCGCTGCCCTGAGCGCCCGGGAGAGGCTCCGCAGTTTCCACCGGACACACTTTCTGCGGGAACTTCAGGGCTGCACCGCCCACCCCCTGCGCATTGGGGCCTGCTTCCTTCGCCAT GGGGACCAATTCAGCCTTTATGCCCAGTACGTGAAGCACCGGCACAAACTGGAGACCGGTCTGGCTGCCCTCAGCCCTCCAACCAAG GGCACTTTGGAGGGGGGTCCTCACCTGCCCCGGGCCTTGCAGCAGCCCCTGGAGCAGCTGGTCAGGTATGGGCGGCTCTTAGAGGAGCTCCTGAGGGAAGCTGGGCCTGAGCCAAGTTCTGAGCGCCAGGCCCTGGGGGCCGCTGTGCAGCTGCTCCAGGAACAAGAGATCCGCGGCAGAGACCTGCTGGCTGCAGAGGCGGTGCGTGGCTGTGAG ATAGATCTGAAGGAGCAGGGACAACTCCTGCACCGGGACCCTTTCACAGTCATCTGTGGCCGAAAAAAGTGCTTTCGTCATGTCTTTCTCTTTGAGCACCTCCTCCTGTTCAGCAAGCTCAAGGGCCCTGAGGGGGGGTCAGAGACCTTCGTTTACAAGCAGGCCTTTAAG ACTGCCGACATGGGGCTAACAGAAAACATCGGGGACAGTGGGCTCTGCTTTGAGTTGTGGTTTCGGCGGCGGCGTGCACGAGAGGCATACACCCTGCAGGCAGCctcaccagagatcaaactcaagtGGACAAGTTCTATTGCCCAGTTGCTGTGGAGACAGGCAGCCCACAACAAGG AGCTTCGAGTGCAGCAGATGGTCTCCATGGGCATTGGGAATAAACCCTTCCTGGACATCAAAGCACTCGGGGAGCGGACACTGAGCGCCCTGCTCACTGGAAGAG CCGCCCGCACCCGGGCCTCGGTGGCCGTGTCATCCTTTGAGCATGCCGGCCCCTCCCTTCCCGGTCTCTCCCCGGGAGCCTGTTCCCTGCCTGCCCGCGTCGAGGAGGAGGCCTGGGATCTGGACGTCAAGCAAATTGCCCTGG
- the ARHGEF40 gene encoding rho guanine nucleotide exchange factor 40 isoform X1: MGTETRRRGEKGGDERSEEEPEPVEDCVQSTLAALYPPFEATAPTLLGQVFQVVERTYREDALRYTLDFLVPAKHLLAKIQQEACAQYSGFLFFHEGWPLCLHEQVVVQLAALPWQLLRPGDFYLQVVPSAAQAPRLALKCLAPGGGRVQELPVPNEACAYLFTPEWLQGINKDRPTGRLSTCLLSAPSGIQRLPWAELICPRFVHKGGLMVGHRPSTLPPELPSGPPGLPSPPLPEEALGTRSPGDGHNAPAEGPEGEYVELLEVTLPMRGSPMDAEGSPGLSRTRTVPTRKGAGGKGRHRRHRAWMHQKGLGPRDQDGARPPGEGSSTGASPGSPPGAEVEALPEAAALEVAEPPAETLGEASESCPLRPGEVGAGPGQGAEGLPGTPRRTGKGNRRKKRAAGRGALNRGGDSAPLSPGDKEETSHQETLVSLPPPNEHELPGCSPVKEEHEGSGKPEHEPREELKPADEKEPRSQEGCGPVEESAREREQEGLSLVCMAAPDDPEGLLSNPLKPSPETVQEVKGESIPEEGPPVSISDDPGIAWDLMASGFLVLTGGVDQSGRALLTITPPCPPEEPPPSQDVLSTALHYLHSLLRPDLQILGLSALLDLRKAPPLPPALIPVLSQLQDSGDPPLIQRLLLLTLDEPPVELHGLQGAELLSEGDLKRVAKPEELQWDLGGHREPSPSHWVETHQQVARLCRLCRGVLGSIRQAIEELERAAESEGEEVIGMPEPLQKVLADPRLTELQRDGGAILMKLRSTHSSKLEGPGPAALYQEVDEAIHQLVRLSNLHVQQQEQRQRSHRLQQALQWLSGPGEEQLASFAVPGDSLPALQETELRFRAFSAEVQERLAQARETVALEEDAASQKLLDVFEQRLEQVESGLHRALRLQRFFQQAHEWVDEGSARLAGAGPGREAVLAALALRRAPEPSAGTFQEMRALALDLGSPAALREWGRCRARCQELERRIQQQLGEEASPRGQRRRRADSASSGGAPRGPHSPSPSLSSLLLPSSPGPRAAPSHCSLAPCGEDYEEEGAELGPEAEGRPPRTVLIRGLEVTSTEVVDRTCSPREHVLLGRAGGPEGPWGVGTPRMERKRSISAQQRLVSELITCEQEYVAALSEPVPPPGPELTPELRGTWAAALSARERLRSFHRTHFLRELQGCTAHPLRIGACFLRHGDQFSLYAQYVKHRHKLETGLAALSPPTKGTLEGGPHLPRALQQPLEQLVRYGRLLEELLREAGPEPSSERQALGAAVQLLQEQEIRGRDLLAAEAVRGCEIDLKEQGQLLHRDPFTVICGRKKCFRHVFLFEHLLLFSKLKGPEGGSETFVYKQAFKTADMGLTENIGDSGLCFELWFRRRRAREAYTLQAASPEIKLKWTSSIAQLLWRQAAHNKELRVQQMVSMGIGNKPFLDIKALGERTLSALLTGRAARTRASVAVSSFEHAGPSLPGLSPGACSLPARVEEEAWDLDVKQIALASPPAPETLDSSGDVSPGPRNSPSLQPPHPGSSTPILSSGGILGLSRQSHTRALSDPTTPL; this comes from the exons ATGGGCACTGAG acccggCGGAGAGGAGAAAAGGGCGGAGATGAGCGTTCAGAGGAG GAGCCTGAGCCAGTAGAGGACTGTGTGCAGAGTACTCTAGCGGCCCTTTACCCACCTTTCGAGGCAACAGCCCCCACACTGTTGGGCCAAGTGTTCCAGGTGGTGGAGAGGACTTATCGGGAGGATGCGCTGAGATACACACTGGACTTCCTGGTGCCTGCCAAGCACCTGCTTGCCAAGATCCAGCAGGAAGCCTGT GCCCAGTACAGCGGTTTCCTCTTCTTCCACGAGGGCTGGCCCCTCTGCCTGCATGAGCAGGTAGTGGTGCAGCTAGCCGCCCTCCCCTGGCAGCTGCTGCGCCCGGGAGACTTCTACCTGCAAGTGGTACCCTCAGCAGCCCAAGCACCCCGCCTGGCACTCAAGTGCCTGGCCCCAGGGGGTGGGCGAGTGCAGGAGCTGCCTGTGCCTAATGAGGCTTGTGCATACCTGTTCACACCTGAGTGGCTACAAGGCATCAATAAGGACAGGCCCACAGGTCGCCTCAGTACCTGCCTCCTGTCTGCGCCCTCTGGGATTCAGCGACTGCCCTGGGCTGAGCTCATCTGCCCTCGATTTGTGCACAAAGGAGGCCTCATGGTTGGACATCGGCCAAGCACACTACCCCCAGAACTGCCCTCTGGGCCCCCGGGGCTCCCCAGCCCCCCACTCCCTGAGGAAGCCTTGGGCACCCGGAGTCCCGGGGACGGGCACAATGCCCCCGCTGAAGGACCTGAGGGCGAGTATGTGGAGCTGCTGGAGGTGACACTGCCTATGAGGGGGAGCCCCATGGATGCTGAAGGCTCCCCCGGCCTCTCCCGGACCCGGACAGTACCCACACGCAAGGGTGCTGGAGGGAAGGGCCGGCATCGGAGACACCGGGCGTGGATGCACCAGAAGGGTCTGGGGCCTCGGGACCAGGATGGAGCCCGGCCGCCTGGTGAGGGGAGCAGCACTGGAGCCTCCCCTGGGTCTCCCCCGGGAGCTGAAGTTGAGGCTCTCCCAGAGGCAGCAGCCCTGGAGGTAGCTGAGCCCCCGGCAGAGACACTGGGAGAAGCCTCTGAGTCTTGCCCTCTGAGGCCAGGGGAGGTTGGAGCAGGACCAGGCCAGGGGGCTGAAGGGCTGCCTGGTACCCCTCGGAGAACAGGCAAAGGAAACAGGAGAAAGAAGCGAGCTGCGGGCAGAGGGGCTCTTAACCGAGGAGGGGACAGTGCCCCATTGAGCCCTGGGGACAAGGAAGAGAccagccaccaggaaacccttgtcAGCCTGCCCCCACCAAACGAACACGAGCTTCCAGGATGCAGCCCAGttaaggaggaacatgaaggctCCGGGAAGCCAGAACATGAACCGAGAGAGGAGCTCAAGCCAGCAGACGAAAAAGAGCCTCGGTCCCAAGAAGGCTGCGGGCCTGTAGAAGAAAGCGCCAGAGAAAGAGAACAGGAGGGACTAAGCCTGGTGTGCATGGCAG CGCCCGACGACCCAGAAGGGCTCCTCTCCAACCCCCTAAAACCATCCCCAGAGACTGTGCAagaagtgaaaggggagagcaTTCCGGAAGAAGGTCCCCCAGTCTCCATCTCTGATGACCCTGGTATAGCTTGGGACTTAATGGCATCTGGATTCCTCGTCCTGACTG GAGGGGTGGACCAGAGTGGGCGAGCTCTGCTGACCATTACCCCACCGTGCCCTCCCGAGGAGCCCCCACCCTCCCAAGACGTGCTGAGCACTGCTCTTCATTACCTTCACTCACTGCTCAG ACCTGATCTACAGATACTGGGGCTGTCTGCCCTGCTGGATCTTCGCAAGGCACCCCCACTGCCTCCAGCTCTCATTCCTGTCCTGAGTCAACTTCAG GACTCGGGAGACCCTCCCCTCATTCAGCGGCTCTTGCTTCTCACTCTTGATGAGCCTCCAGTTGAACTCCATGGACTTCAG GGTGCTGAGTTGCTATCAGAGGGTGATCTGAAAAGAGTGGCCAAGCCAGAGGAGCTGCAGTGGGACTTGGGAGGTCACAGGGAGCCCTCTCCCAGTCACTGGGTAGAGACACACCAG CAAGTGGCAAGGCTGTGCCGCCTGTGCCGAGGCGTGCTGGGCTCTATACGGCAAGCCATTGAGGAGCTAGAGAGAGCAGCAGAGTCAGAGGGAGAG GAGGTGATAGGGATGCCTGAGCCGCTACAGAAGGTACTGGCAGATCCCCGGCTGACGGAACTGCAGAGGGACGGAGGAGCCATCCTGATGAAGCTGCGCTCCACCCACAGCAGCAA gCTGGAAGGCCCAGGCCCAGCTGCACTGTATCAAGAGGTAGATGAAGCCATCCACCAGCTCGTGCGCCTCTCCAATCTGCACgtgcagcagcaggagcagcggcAACGCTCACACCGACTGCAGCAG GCACTGCAGTGGCTCTCGGGCCCCGGAGAAGAGCAGCTGGCGAGCTTTGCTGTGCCTGGGGACTCCCTGCCTGCCCTACAGGAGACAGAGCTACGGTTCCGGGCTTTCAGTGCTGAGGTTCAG GAGCGCCTGGCTCAGGCAAGGGAGACTGTGGCCCTGGAAGAGGACGCTGCCTCCCAGAAGCTTCTGGATGTCTTTGAACAGCGCCTGGAGCAGGTGGAGAGTGGCCTCCATCGGGCTCTGCGGCTACAGCGCTTCTTCCAGCAG GCACACGAATGGGTGGACGAAGGTTCTGCGAGGCTGGCAGGAGCGGGACCAGGGCGGGAGGCGGTGCTGGCAGCCTTGGCCCTGCGGCGTGCCCCGGAGCCCAGCGCTGGCACCTTCCAGGAGATGCGGGCCCTGGCCCTGGACCTGGGCAGCCCGGCAGCCCTGCGAGAATGGGGCCGCTGCCGGGCCCGCTGCCAAGAGCTGGAGAGGAGGATTCAGCAACAGCTGGGGGAGGAGGCGAGTCCCCGGGGCCAACGGCGACGACGGGCAGACAGTGCCAGCAGCGGAGGGGCCCCACGGGGCCCCCACAGCCCTTCACCCAGCCTCAGCTCCCTGCTGCTCCCCAGCAGCCCCGGGCCACGGGCAGCCCCGTCCCACTGCTCCCTGGCCCCCTGTGGGGAGGACTACGAGGAGGAGGGTGCTGAGCTGGGTCCGGAAGCAGAAGGCAGACCACCAAGGACTGTGCTGATCCGAGGCCTGGAGGTCACCAGTACGGAGGTGGTAGACAGGACGTGCTCACCCCGGGAACATGTGCTGCTGGGCCGGGCCGGGGGACCAGAAGGGCCCTGGGGCGTGGGCACCCCCCGGATGGAGCGCAAGAGGAGCATCAG CGCCCAGCAGCGTCTGGTGTCTGAGCTGATTACCTGTGAGCAAGAATACGTGGCAGCCTTGAGTGAGCCGGTACCACCCCCGGGGCCTGAGCTGACCCCAGAATTGCGGGGCACCTGGGCCGCTGCCCTGAGCGCCCGGGAGAGGCTCCGCAGTTTCCACCGGACACACTTTCTGCGGGAACTTCAGGGCTGCACCGCCCACCCCCTGCGCATTGGGGCCTGCTTCCTTCGCCAT GGGGACCAATTCAGCCTTTATGCCCAGTACGTGAAGCACCGGCACAAACTGGAGACCGGTCTGGCTGCCCTCAGCCCTCCAACCAAG GGCACTTTGGAGGGGGGTCCTCACCTGCCCCGGGCCTTGCAGCAGCCCCTGGAGCAGCTGGTCAGGTATGGGCGGCTCTTAGAGGAGCTCCTGAGGGAAGCTGGGCCTGAGCCAAGTTCTGAGCGCCAGGCCCTGGGGGCCGCTGTGCAGCTGCTCCAGGAACAAGAGATCCGCGGCAGAGACCTGCTGGCTGCAGAGGCGGTGCGTGGCTGTGAG ATAGATCTGAAGGAGCAGGGACAACTCCTGCACCGGGACCCTTTCACAGTCATCTGTGGCCGAAAAAAGTGCTTTCGTCATGTCTTTCTCTTTGAGCACCTCCTCCTGTTCAGCAAGCTCAAGGGCCCTGAGGGGGGGTCAGAGACCTTCGTTTACAAGCAGGCCTTTAAG ACTGCCGACATGGGGCTAACAGAAAACATCGGGGACAGTGGGCTCTGCTTTGAGTTGTGGTTTCGGCGGCGGCGTGCACGAGAGGCATACACCCTGCAGGCAGCctcaccagagatcaaactcaagtGGACAAGTTCTATTGCCCAGTTGCTGTGGAGACAGGCAGCCCACAACAAGG AGCTTCGAGTGCAGCAGATGGTCTCCATGGGCATTGGGAATAAACCCTTCCTGGACATCAAAGCACTCGGGGAGCGGACACTGAGCGCCCTGCTCACTGGAAGAG CCGCCCGCACCCGGGCCTCGGTGGCCGTGTCATCCTTTGAGCATGCCGGCCCCTCCCTTCCCGGTCTCTCCCCGGGAGCCTGTTCCCTGCCTGCCCGCGTCGAGGAGGAGGCCTGGGATCTGGACGTCAAGCAAATTGCCCTGG CTTCCCC